The sequence AAGCAACCAATACCGGAGTACAGAGGGCAACCGGTGAGTTCATATTTTTATTAAATAACGACGTTGTGCTTTATCCTGATACAACGGGAAAGTTAGTGGATTTTTTGAAATCGGAGTCGTGGGCAGGGGCGGTTGCCCCGCTTTTGTACTATCCTGACGGCACTATACAGATTTCATGCAGAAGATTTCCCTCGATAACGTCCCTTGTGCTTGAGAAGCTGGGCATCGAGAGAATAGCAGGATTTAAAAAGTGGAAACTTACCGCACTTGAGCATATGAGCGCTGATGAGGCGCCTCAACCCATGGCATCAGCGCTTCTTGTAAGACGCAAGTGCTGGCATCAGGTTGGTGAGCTGGATGAAAAAAAATTTCCTATTTTCTTTAACGATGTGGATTGGTGCTACAGGCTTTATAAAAATACCGGCTATAGAATCGGCCTCTGCAGAGATGCCCGTGCTGTTCATCATGAAGGAGCATCAGTCAAAAAACTGGGCTACAGGAAAAAACTGATTTTCTTTAAGGGATTGGTTAACTTTTTTATCAAAGCCGCTTCTCTG is a genomic window of Nitrospirae bacterium YQR-1 containing:
- a CDS encoding glycosyltransferase family 2 protein produces the protein LSPQEALCVPQPPKIPLYRLIRQGIENKEVIVVDNASEDGSQQKVRARFGDIIWIRNKINEGYAKATNTGVQRATGEFIFLLNNDVVLYPDTTGKLVDFLKSESWAGAVAPLLYYPDGTIQISCRRFPSITSLVLEKLGIERIAGFKKWKLTALEHMSADEAPQPMASALLVRRKCWHQVGELDEKKFPIFFNDVDWCYRLYKNTGYRIGLCRDARAVHHEGASVKKLGYRKKLIFFKGLVNFFIKAASLEMNNLKNKTFRRVS